From Deferrisoma camini S3R1, the proteins below share one genomic window:
- a CDS encoding sensor histidine kinase gives MSDAMPSAERKQELYARALRSTTRELEARIEELAVLRDLGALFERSADLERLISYALTLVFRLSKAQNASVLLLSEAEGELVLAVAGSRTDRAPAYYGFRGYPRAMFTVGEGVAGWCAAAGQPALLDRAAEDPRFAPRSDGVAVGSLACFPLVVQGRCVGVLNLSHPDAGGLDLHNAKAWAILASHLGVAVSHALLFDRVREANRRLEVQVRERTRRLEQLNRELSRARRELEAQNEVLHDRVEERTRELQAALEELQVQNLRLEEANRVKDEFLNNVNHELKTPLNAIIGYAGLLLQELGPRLDDEHRTDLQLIESNGKHLQSILENIFCLKDIEAGSLEPERQAVDLNELVSSAVRSVRPRAVEKGLDLAFEPMDVPPVTADPTLLLRILYNLLDNAVKFSDRGAIRVRTRTAQLDPENPQAEPGPGTATITAAVVEVADQGRGIRAEDMERVFQKFHQAEPPTRKTEAGSGLGLTIAKNLVELHGGRIWVRSRPGTGSTFSFFLPLES, from the coding sequence ATGTCCGACGCCATGCCCTCGGCCGAACGCAAGCAGGAGCTCTACGCGCGGGCCCTCCGGTCCACCACCCGGGAACTGGAGGCCCGGATCGAAGAGCTGGCCGTGCTCCGGGACCTCGGGGCCCTGTTCGAGCGCTCGGCCGATTTGGAGCGCCTGATCTCCTACGCGCTGACCCTGGTGTTCCGGCTGTCCAAGGCCCAGAACGCCTCGGTGCTGCTCCTGTCCGAGGCCGAGGGGGAGCTGGTGCTGGCCGTGGCCGGGTCCCGCACGGATCGGGCCCCGGCCTACTACGGGTTCCGGGGATATCCCCGAGCCATGTTCACCGTGGGCGAGGGGGTGGCCGGCTGGTGCGCCGCGGCCGGGCAGCCGGCCCTGCTGGACCGGGCGGCCGAGGATCCGCGGTTCGCGCCGCGGTCCGACGGGGTGGCGGTGGGATCCCTGGCGTGCTTCCCCCTGGTGGTCCAGGGCCGCTGCGTGGGCGTGCTGAACCTGAGCCACCCCGACGCAGGGGGGCTCGATCTCCACAACGCGAAGGCATGGGCGATCCTGGCCAGCCACCTCGGCGTGGCCGTGTCCCACGCCCTGCTGTTCGACCGGGTTCGCGAGGCCAACCGCCGACTCGAGGTGCAGGTGCGCGAGCGCACCCGCCGCCTGGAGCAGCTCAACCGGGAGCTCAGTCGGGCCCGAAGGGAGCTGGAGGCCCAGAACGAGGTGCTCCACGACCGGGTGGAGGAACGAACCCGGGAGCTCCAGGCCGCCCTCGAAGAGCTGCAGGTCCAGAACCTGCGGCTCGAGGAGGCCAACCGGGTCAAGGACGAGTTCCTCAACAACGTCAACCACGAGCTGAAGACCCCGCTCAACGCGATCATCGGGTACGCCGGGCTGCTCCTCCAGGAACTGGGGCCACGGCTCGACGACGAGCACCGCACCGACCTGCAGCTGATCGAGTCCAACGGCAAGCACCTCCAGTCCATCCTGGAGAACATCTTCTGCCTCAAGGACATCGAGGCCGGCAGCCTGGAGCCCGAGCGCCAGGCCGTGGACCTGAACGAGCTGGTCTCATCGGCGGTGCGGTCGGTGCGGCCCCGGGCGGTCGAGAAGGGCCTGGATCTGGCGTTCGAGCCCATGGATGTGCCGCCGGTGACGGCCGACCCCACCCTCCTGCTCCGCATCCTCTACAACCTCCTGGACAACGCCGTGAAGTTCAGCGATCGCGGCGCGATCCGGGTGCGCACCCGCACGGCCCAGCTGGACCCGGAAAACCCCCAGGCCGAACCCGGCCCAGGCACCGCGACGATCACCGCGGCGGTGGTGGAAGTGGCCGACCAGGGCCGGGGGATCCGGGCCGAGGACATGGAGCGGGTGTTCCAGAAGTTTCACCAGGCCGAGCCGCCCACCCGCAAGACCGAGGCAGGCTCGGGCCTGGGGCTTACCATCGCCAAGAACCTGGTGGAGCTCCACGGCGGCCGCATCTGGGTGCGCAGCCGGCCGGGCACCGGCAGCACCTTCTCGTTCTTCCTGCCCCTCGAATCCTGA
- a CDS encoding HDOD domain-containing protein codes for MGTARRLAEPPSSLPTLPAVAARIVTLFASPDYRIADVVQALEHDPPVTSRVLKLANSAYYGFARRVDRLEQAVVLLGGVTVQALALATGVLDLWRDAPPESVRGLWIHAYLTAEGSRYLARRRPDDVGLHPDALFLAGLLHDVGKIWFLAQVPEEYSELLARAKGPELRGEEAGRFGEHHGTAGETLLSAWGFPPSTTALVGFHHGPTLRADLRQAQALLAAANAAAGGTPADTEVPQALMEDLADHLEARRGAAEAFVDALV; via the coding sequence ATGGGGACGGCCCGCCGCCTCGCCGAGCCCCCCTCGTCCCTGCCCACCCTGCCCGCGGTGGCGGCCCGCATCGTCACCCTGTTCGCCTCGCCCGACTACCGCATCGCGGACGTGGTCCAGGCCCTGGAACACGACCCTCCGGTCACTTCGCGCGTTCTCAAGCTCGCCAACTCGGCCTACTACGGGTTCGCCCGCCGGGTGGACCGGCTGGAGCAGGCGGTGGTGCTGCTGGGAGGGGTCACGGTGCAGGCCCTGGCCCTGGCCACCGGCGTGCTGGACCTGTGGCGCGACGCCCCTCCCGAGTCGGTGCGGGGCCTGTGGATCCACGCGTACCTCACCGCCGAAGGCTCCCGATACCTGGCCCGGCGCCGGCCCGACGACGTCGGGCTCCACCCCGACGCCCTGTTCCTGGCCGGGCTCCTCCATGACGTGGGAAAGATCTGGTTCCTGGCCCAGGTCCCGGAGGAGTACTCCGAGCTGCTGGCCCGCGCCAAGGGCCCCGAGCTCCGGGGGGAGGAGGCGGGACGGTTCGGGGAGCACCACGGCACGGCCGGCGAGACCCTGCTTTCGGCCTGGGGGTTTCCTCCTTCCACGACGGCCCTGGTCGGGTTCCATCACGGCCCGACCCTGCGCGCCGACCTGCGGCAGGCCCAAGCCCTGTTGGCAGCGGCCAACGCTGCGGCCGGCGGCACCCCGGCCGACACCGAGGTCCCCCAGGCCCTGATGGAGGACCTGGCCGACCACCTGGAAGCGCGGCGGGGCGCTGCCGAGGCGTTCGTGGACGCCCTCGTCTGA
- a CDS encoding hybrid sensor histidine kinase/response regulator: protein MSVAHRILYVEDNPANYRLVERMLRDQGYEVLHARDGFEGVRRAMEERERLDLILLDINLPGMDGYETATKLKALPGFDRIPVVAVTVNSMAHDRKRSLAAGCDGYIPKPISPENFPDQIRSYIRGRRDRIQPADERVYLREHARRLVDRLESSLTELQVTHERMRHGDKLATIGEMAAGFAHELNNPLASISASVELLLARTPEDSPLRRHLEIIYRNAARLQRLASGLTSFARPSDGDRVILSVKEAVEEAVLVTQHEFRKSHISLVVEIQPGLPPLEASPDHLQHALVNLLRNAAQAVRAKLARDPDAEAQVLVKVALEGDRIVVSVTDTGIGIPPEFRDRLFTPFFTTKPKGQGTGLGLYIVKQIVDDLGGRVEVRTLLGQGTTFRLHFPPAREGACA, encoded by the coding sequence GTGTCCGTTGCTCACCGTATCCTGTACGTGGAAGACAACCCCGCAAACTACAGGCTCGTGGAACGGATGCTGCGGGATCAAGGATACGAGGTGCTCCACGCCCGCGACGGCTTCGAGGGGGTGCGGCGGGCCATGGAGGAGCGGGAGCGCCTCGATCTGATCCTGCTCGACATCAACCTTCCGGGGATGGACGGGTACGAGACCGCCACCAAGCTCAAGGCGCTGCCCGGCTTCGACCGCATCCCCGTGGTGGCCGTCACGGTCAACTCCATGGCCCACGACCGGAAGCGGTCCCTCGCCGCCGGGTGCGACGGCTACATCCCCAAGCCCATCTCCCCCGAGAACTTCCCCGACCAGATCCGCTCGTACATCCGCGGCCGAAGGGACCGGATCCAGCCGGCCGACGAGCGGGTGTACCTGCGGGAGCACGCCCGCCGGCTGGTGGACCGGCTGGAGTCGAGCCTGACCGAGCTGCAGGTCACCCACGAGCGGATGCGCCACGGCGACAAGCTGGCCACGATCGGCGAGATGGCGGCCGGGTTCGCCCACGAGCTGAACAACCCCCTGGCCAGCATCTCGGCGTCGGTGGAGCTCCTGCTGGCCCGGACCCCGGAGGACAGCCCCCTGCGCCGGCACCTGGAGATCATCTACCGGAACGCGGCCCGGCTCCAGCGCCTGGCCTCGGGCCTGACCTCGTTCGCCCGACCCTCGGACGGCGACCGGGTGATCCTGTCGGTGAAGGAGGCGGTGGAGGAGGCGGTGCTGGTCACCCAGCACGAGTTCCGCAAAAGCCACATCTCGTTGGTGGTGGAGATCCAGCCCGGCCTGCCCCCCTTGGAGGCGAGCCCCGACCACCTGCAGCACGCCCTGGTGAACCTGCTTCGCAACGCGGCCCAGGCCGTGCGGGCCAAGCTGGCGCGCGACCCCGACGCCGAGGCCCAGGTCCTGGTGAAGGTGGCCCTCGAGGGGGACCGGATCGTGGTGTCGGTCACCGACACCGGCATCGGGATCCCGCCGGAGTTCCGGGACCGGCTGTTCACGCCGTTCTTCACCACCAAGCCCAAGGGCCAGGGCACCGGGCTCGGGCTCTACATCGTGAAACAGATCGTGGACGACCTGGGCGGGCGGGTGGAGGTGCGCACCCTGCTCGGCCAAGGCACCACCTTCCGGCTCCACTTTCCGCCCGCCCGAGAAGGGGCCTGCGCCTGA
- a CDS encoding 3-isopropylmalate dehydrogenase, whose product MAERKYDIAVIPGDGTGPEVIAQALRALDACAKRFGFAYETVTYPFGGDHYLKTGETLPDGAIDELRRADAILLGAIGHPDVKPGILEQGILLKLRFALDQYVNLRPVKLYPGVYTPIKDKGPDDIDFVVVRENTEGLYVGAGGFLRKGTPDEVAIQESINTRKGVERCIRFAFEYCRRRNRRKKLTLVGKTNVLTYAFDLWERTFNEVGAEYPDVERDYAHVDAACMWMVKNPEWFDVVVTDNMFGDIITDLGAMVQGGMGIAAGGNINPEGVSMFEPIGGSAPKYTGKNVINPLAAVCAAGMMLDTLGEVEAARAVEEAVQWVTSTKLESLAAGRMGYTTTEVGDLVVGRILGGGNE is encoded by the coding sequence ATGGCAGAGCGGAAGTACGACATCGCGGTGATTCCGGGGGACGGCACGGGACCCGAGGTGATCGCCCAGGCCCTGCGGGCCCTGGACGCGTGCGCGAAGCGGTTCGGGTTCGCCTACGAGACGGTCACCTATCCGTTCGGCGGGGACCACTACTTGAAGACCGGCGAGACGCTCCCCGACGGCGCCATCGACGAACTGCGCCGGGCCGACGCGATCCTGCTGGGCGCGATCGGACACCCGGACGTGAAGCCCGGCATCCTGGAGCAGGGCATCCTGCTCAAGCTCCGGTTCGCCCTGGACCAGTACGTGAACCTGCGTCCCGTCAAGCTCTACCCCGGGGTGTACACCCCCATCAAGGACAAGGGGCCCGACGACATCGACTTCGTGGTGGTCCGGGAGAACACCGAGGGCCTGTACGTGGGGGCGGGCGGGTTCCTCAGGAAGGGCACTCCCGACGAGGTGGCGATTCAGGAGTCGATCAACACCCGCAAGGGCGTGGAACGGTGCATCCGGTTCGCGTTCGAGTACTGCCGCCGCCGGAACCGCCGGAAAAAGCTGACCCTGGTGGGCAAGACCAACGTGCTCACCTACGCCTTCGACCTGTGGGAGCGAACCTTCAACGAGGTGGGCGCCGAGTACCCGGACGTGGAGCGCGACTACGCCCATGTGGACGCCGCCTGCATGTGGATGGTAAAGAACCCGGAGTGGTTCGACGTGGTGGTGACCGACAACATGTTCGGCGACATCATCACGGATCTGGGCGCCATGGTGCAGGGCGGAATGGGCATCGCGGCCGGCGGGAACATCAACCCGGAGGGGGTGAGCATGTTCGAGCCCATCGGAGGGTCCGCGCCCAAGTACACGGGCAAGAACGTGATCAACCCCCTGGCGGCCGTGTGCGCGGCCGGCATGATGCTCGACACCCTGGGCGAGGTCGAGGCCGCCCGGGCGGTGGAGGAGGCCGTCCAGTGGGTCACCTCCACCAAGCTCGAGAGCCTGGCGGCCGGCCGGATGGGATACACCACGACCGAGGTGGGCGATCTGGTGGTGGGACGGATCCTGGGTGGCGGGAACGAATAG
- a CDS encoding tetratricopeptide repeat protein, protein MPPWAGPAVALLILGAAGCTGRSIRPTDADPPLRRVTARVVRPAPVDLYDRRLETVAVVAFEGPGGRDLARDLARRLARTGAFQVVVPDDMEERLMRAGLTVRWDESPSALRWVHERTGVDAVVGGRVVEFRVEGFEQEKQTLAPEPTGEFVFVRTEEGKLAYREKLAYRPVPLFCRTDTGTVGARYRVWDLRRGEVVATLPRKLTTQVPSFCYRGDVSADLIREAQGRLLKRLFGQLNRQVLESLVPEHERRDLFFEVVGPGVKTSLVHANELGILHASQGRWRQAIETWEECVRLAPDAAWARYNLGVALAAVGRRTEARKQFQEAWIRKRRPVYRRTARELGRGSLETSNPATN, encoded by the coding sequence GTGCCGCCGTGGGCGGGGCCGGCCGTGGCGCTGTTGATCCTCGGGGCGGCGGGGTGCACGGGACGGTCGATCCGGCCGACCGACGCGGACCCGCCCCTCCGGCGGGTGACCGCCAGGGTGGTGCGGCCGGCGCCGGTGGACCTGTACGACCGGCGGCTGGAGACCGTGGCCGTGGTGGCCTTCGAGGGGCCGGGGGGGCGGGATCTGGCGCGGGACCTGGCCCGGAGGCTGGCCCGGACCGGGGCCTTCCAGGTGGTGGTGCCGGACGACATGGAGGAGCGTCTGATGCGCGCCGGGTTGACCGTCCGGTGGGACGAGTCTCCCTCGGCCCTGCGGTGGGTCCACGAGCGCACCGGCGTGGACGCGGTCGTGGGCGGCCGGGTCGTGGAGTTCCGGGTGGAGGGGTTCGAGCAGGAGAAGCAGACCCTGGCTCCGGAGCCCACCGGCGAGTTCGTGTTCGTGCGGACCGAGGAGGGGAAGCTGGCCTACCGGGAGAAGCTGGCCTACCGGCCGGTGCCGCTGTTCTGCCGGACCGACACCGGCACGGTGGGTGCCCGGTACCGGGTCTGGGATCTGCGCCGGGGCGAGGTGGTGGCCACGTTGCCCCGGAAGCTCACGACCCAGGTGCCGTCGTTTTGCTACCGGGGCGACGTGTCGGCCGACCTGATCCGCGAGGCCCAGGGCCGGCTGCTCAAGCGGCTGTTCGGCCAATTGAACCGGCAGGTGCTCGAGTCGCTGGTGCCGGAGCACGAGCGCCGGGACCTGTTCTTCGAGGTGGTGGGCCCGGGGGTGAAGACCTCCCTGGTCCACGCCAACGAGCTGGGAATCCTCCACGCGAGCCAGGGCCGCTGGCGCCAGGCCATCGAGACGTGGGAGGAGTGCGTGCGCCTCGCCCCTGACGCGGCGTGGGCCCGGTACAACCTGGGAGTGGCCCTGGCCGCGGTGGGGCGGCGGACCGAGGCCCGCAAGCAGTTCCAGGAGGCCTGGATCCGAAAGCGGCGGCCGGTGTACCGCCGGACGGCCCGGGAGCTGGGGAGGGGAAGCCTGGAGACCAGTAACCCGGCGACAAATTAG
- a CDS encoding aspartate-semialdehyde dehydrogenase, with protein MKRSYNVAVVGATGAVGTEMIRVLEEREFPVAELRPLASARSAGTEVRFRGDEVRVQELTDQSFEGIDIALFSAGGSVSARFAPAAAAAGAVVVDNTSHFRMEPDVPLVVPEVNPHAIAGYKARGIIANPNCSTIQMVVALKPLHDRARIRRVVVSTYQAVSGTGKRAIEELERQSRELLNFREPTRQVYPHQIAFNCLPHIDVFLPNGYTKEEMKMVNETRKIFEDDSVRVTATTVRVPVFYGHSEAVNVEFEKRITAQEARELLEAAPGVVVVDDPAENLYPLAVDAAGKDPVYVGRIREDESVENGLNLWVVADNVRKGAALNAVQIAEILIREYL; from the coding sequence ATGAAGCGATCGTACAACGTGGCGGTGGTGGGAGCGACCGGGGCGGTGGGCACGGAGATGATCCGGGTGCTGGAGGAGCGGGAGTTCCCGGTGGCGGAGCTGCGGCCCCTGGCCTCGGCCCGGAGCGCCGGCACCGAGGTGCGGTTCCGGGGGGACGAGGTCCGGGTCCAAGAGCTCACCGACCAGAGCTTCGAGGGGATCGACATCGCCCTGTTCTCGGCCGGGGGCTCGGTGAGCGCCCGGTTCGCCCCGGCGGCCGCCGCGGCCGGCGCGGTGGTGGTGGACAACACGAGCCACTTCCGGATGGAGCCGGATGTGCCGCTGGTGGTGCCCGAGGTCAACCCCCACGCCATCGCCGGCTACAAGGCCCGGGGGATCATCGCCAACCCCAACTGCTCCACCATCCAGATGGTGGTAGCGCTCAAGCCCCTGCACGACCGGGCCCGGATCCGGCGGGTGGTGGTCAGCACCTACCAGGCCGTGTCGGGCACGGGCAAACGGGCCATCGAGGAGCTGGAGCGCCAGAGCCGGGAGCTGCTGAACTTCCGCGAGCCCACCCGCCAGGTGTACCCGCACCAGATCGCGTTCAACTGCTTGCCCCACATCGACGTCTTCCTGCCCAACGGGTACACCAAGGAAGAGATGAAGATGGTCAACGAGACCAGGAAGATCTTCGAGGACGACTCGGTGCGGGTGACCGCCACCACCGTGCGGGTGCCGGTGTTCTACGGGCACTCCGAAGCGGTGAACGTGGAGTTCGAGAAGAGGATCACGGCCCAGGAGGCCCGGGAGCTTCTGGAGGCCGCCCCCGGGGTGGTGGTGGTGGACGACCCGGCCGAGAACCTCTACCCCCTGGCCGTGGACGCGGCCGGCAAGGATCCGGTGTACGTGGGCCGGATCCGCGAGGACGAGAGCGTGGAGAACGGCCTGAACCTGTGGGTGGTGGCGGACAACGTGCGCAAGGGGGCGGCCCTGAACGCCGTGCAGATCGCCGAGATCCTGATCCGGGAGTATCTGTGA
- a CDS encoding TIGR04211 family SH3 domain-containing protein, producing the protein MRHLRFFLLLTLLLTAAVASAGQTFYVTDQLEITLRSGPGLGYKILAMLTTGTALEKLGEQEGWAQVRTPDGQEGWVVARYLSGDPPKGPRLEAAEAELRSLRKELADLKARAAEWKQKAERSGSQAQSLERKLEAVQKEFAEWKEAHKNAAQLKARADALEQENAAARQELDRLRTYAARLETRERFYWFFSGALVLLGGWILGYLYASSRHRAKTRAKFRF; encoded by the coding sequence ATGCGCCACTTACGCTTTTTTTTGCTCTTGACCCTGCTGCTCACCGCGGCCGTGGCCTCGGCCGGTCAGACCTTCTATGTCACCGACCAGCTGGAGATCACCCTGCGGTCGGGCCCGGGCCTGGGGTACAAGATCCTCGCCATGCTGACCACGGGCACGGCGCTGGAAAAGCTGGGCGAGCAGGAGGGCTGGGCCCAGGTGCGCACCCCCGACGGCCAGGAGGGCTGGGTGGTGGCCCGGTACCTCTCCGGCGATCCCCCCAAGGGGCCACGCCTCGAGGCGGCCGAGGCCGAGCTGCGAAGTCTGCGCAAGGAGCTGGCAGACCTGAAGGCACGGGCGGCCGAGTGGAAGCAAAAGGCCGAGCGCTCGGGCTCCCAGGCCCAGAGCCTGGAGCGCAAGCTCGAAGCGGTCCAGAAGGAATTCGCCGAGTGGAAGGAGGCCCACAAGAACGCGGCCCAGCTCAAGGCCCGGGCCGACGCGCTCGAGCAGGAGAACGCGGCGGCCCGGCAGGAGCTGGACCGCCTGCGGACCTATGCGGCACGGCTCGAAACCCGGGAGCGGTTCTACTGGTTCTTCTCGGGGGCCCTGGTGCTGCTGGGGGGATGGATCCTGGGGTACCTGTACGCCTCGTCCCGGCACCGGGCCAAGACCCGGGCCAAGTTCCGTTTCTGA
- a CDS encoding YebC/PmpR family DNA-binding transcriptional regulator, protein MAGHSKWANIKHKKAREDAKRGKIFSKLAKEITVAAKLGGGDPEGNPRLRHAIDKARSFNMPKDNIERAIKKGTGESGGADYEQVTYEGYGPGGVAVLVEVLTDNRNRTVGEIRHAFSKNKGNLGENGCVAWLFESKGYLTVPKSAVSEEQLLELALEAGAEDVRDGEGVWEVLTEPDQYDAVRSGLEQAGVPIESAEVTMLPKNTVKLQGADAERMLRLMEMLEDNDDVQNVYANFDIEDAEMERIAGS, encoded by the coding sequence ATGGCTGGCCACAGCAAATGGGCGAACATCAAGCACAAGAAGGCCCGCGAGGACGCGAAGCGCGGCAAGATCTTCTCGAAGCTGGCCAAGGAGATCACCGTGGCGGCCAAGCTGGGCGGCGGGGACCCCGAGGGCAACCCCCGGCTCCGGCACGCGATCGACAAGGCCCGTTCCTTCAACATGCCCAAAGACAACATCGAGCGGGCGATCAAGAAGGGGACCGGCGAGTCCGGTGGGGCGGACTACGAGCAGGTGACCTACGAGGGGTACGGTCCCGGAGGGGTGGCCGTGCTGGTGGAGGTGCTCACCGACAACCGCAACCGCACCGTGGGCGAGATCCGGCACGCCTTCAGCAAGAACAAGGGCAACCTGGGCGAGAACGGGTGCGTGGCCTGGCTGTTCGAGTCCAAGGGGTACCTGACCGTGCCCAAGTCGGCCGTGTCGGAGGAGCAGCTCCTGGAGCTCGCCCTGGAGGCCGGGGCCGAGGACGTGCGCGACGGGGAAGGGGTGTGGGAAGTGCTGACCGAACCCGACCAGTACGACGCGGTGCGCTCCGGTTTGGAGCAGGCCGGGGTGCCCATCGAGTCGGCCGAGGTCACCATGCTGCCCAAGAACACCGTGAAGCTCCAGGGCGCCGATGCGGAGCGGATGCTCCGGCTGATGGAGATGCTCGAGGACAACGACGACGTGCAGAACGTGTACGCCAACTTCGACATCGAAGACGCCGAGATGGAGCGGATCGCCGGTTCATGA
- the ruvC gene encoding crossover junction endodeoxyribonuclease RuvC, which yields MRLRAAGIDPGTGRTGYGVVEIEGNRLRHVAHGVIVTRAADGLPERLGRIYAGLLEVFEAYAPAEVGVEGIFHARNARSALTLGHARGAALLAAHQAGLRVVEYSPMQVKLAVVGYGAADKRQVQEMVRRLLGLGRAAPVDASDALAVAICHLQTARTQRALGGRG from the coding sequence ATGAGGCTGCGGGCCGCGGGCATCGATCCCGGCACGGGGCGCACCGGGTACGGGGTGGTGGAGATCGAGGGAAACCGGCTGCGCCACGTGGCCCACGGGGTCATCGTGACCCGGGCGGCGGACGGCCTGCCGGAACGCCTGGGCCGGATCTACGCGGGCCTGCTGGAGGTGTTCGAGGCGTACGCCCCGGCCGAGGTGGGGGTGGAGGGCATCTTCCACGCCCGCAACGCCCGGTCGGCTCTGACTCTGGGACACGCCCGGGGGGCCGCGCTGCTGGCGGCCCACCAGGCGGGGCTGCGGGTGGTGGAGTACTCGCCCATGCAGGTGAAGCTGGCCGTGGTGGGGTACGGCGCGGCGGACAAGCGCCAGGTGCAGGAGATGGTGCGGCGGCTCCTGGGCCTCGGCCGGGCCGCCCCTGTGGACGCCTCCGACGCCCTGGCCGTGGCGATCTGCCACCTGCAGACGGCCCGGACCCAGCGCGCCTTGGGAGGGCGGGGGTAG
- the ruvA gene encoding Holliday junction branch migration protein RuvA yields MIARLAGKVELVAPGEVVVETGGVGYRVWVPLGTYQALSRRPEGCRLRVVTLIRDEEIHLYGFRTAEEEELFRALQGVTGVGPKLALRILSGLVAADLRSALARADHAALTAIPGVGKKLAQRLVLELKDKMVPSEPIPAGASPAGRPDPSSEAAAALEALGYPARTASDAVRRARDEGAEGVEETVKAALRMLAARR; encoded by the coding sequence ATGATCGCTCGGTTGGCGGGTAAGGTGGAGCTGGTGGCCCCGGGGGAGGTGGTGGTCGAGACCGGAGGGGTGGGCTACCGGGTGTGGGTCCCCTTGGGAACCTACCAGGCCCTGTCGCGCCGGCCCGAGGGGTGCCGGCTGCGGGTGGTCACCCTGATCCGGGACGAGGAGATCCACCTCTACGGGTTCCGGACCGCCGAGGAGGAGGAGCTGTTTCGGGCCCTGCAGGGGGTCACGGGCGTGGGGCCGAAGCTGGCGCTGCGGATCCTGTCGGGGTTGGTGGCCGCCGACCTTCGCTCGGCCCTGGCCCGGGCCGACCACGCAGCCCTGACCGCGATCCCCGGGGTGGGTAAGAAGCTGGCCCAGCGCCTGGTTCTGGAGCTGAAGGACAAAATGGTCCCCTCCGAGCCGATTCCTGCGGGAGCGAGCCCGGCCGGCCGGCCCGATCCCTCGTCCGAGGCGGCGGCCGCGTTGGAGGCGCTGGGCTACCCGGCCCGCACGGCGTCCGATGCCGTGCGCCGGGCCCGGGACGAGGGGGCCGAGGGGGTGGAGGAAACCGTGAAGGCGGCGCTGCGCATGCTGGCGGCCCGCCGGTGA
- the ruvB gene encoding Holliday junction branch migration DNA helicase RuvB, with amino-acid sequence MTEPDRILTPEPLAEDAPAAPSLRPSRLEEYIGQERLRANLRVFIEAARRRGEPLDHVLFAGPPGLGKTTLAHIIAQEMGVGIECTAGPILERAGDLAAILTNLKEGDVLFIDEIHRLSPVVEEILYPAMEDFQLDILIGQGPSARSIKIDLPRFTLVGATTRSGLLTAPLRDRFGVVGRMEFYTPEELCRIVTRSAGVLGIPITEDGAWEIARRSRGAPRIANRLLRRVRDFAEIHHSGTVTREVADHALAALEVDAAGLDRMDRRLLAAVIDRFKGGPVGIDSLAAAVGEQKDTLEDVYEPYLIQQGYLARTARGRVALEKAYEHLGRPLPAQGRLF; translated from the coding sequence ATGACCGAGCCGGACCGGATCTTGACCCCCGAGCCGCTGGCCGAGGACGCGCCCGCCGCGCCCAGCCTGCGGCCCTCGCGCCTGGAGGAGTACATCGGCCAGGAGCGGCTCCGGGCGAACCTCCGGGTGTTCATCGAGGCGGCCCGCCGCAGGGGCGAACCCCTGGACCACGTGCTGTTCGCCGGCCCCCCGGGGCTGGGCAAGACCACCCTGGCCCACATCATCGCCCAGGAGATGGGGGTGGGCATCGAGTGCACCGCCGGGCCGATCCTGGAGCGCGCCGGCGACCTCGCCGCGATCCTCACCAACCTGAAAGAGGGCGACGTCCTGTTCATCGACGAGATCCATCGCCTGAGCCCGGTGGTGGAGGAGATCCTGTACCCCGCGATGGAGGACTTCCAGCTCGACATCCTGATCGGCCAGGGCCCCAGCGCCCGGTCCATCAAGATCGACCTGCCCCGGTTCACCCTGGTGGGGGCGACCACCCGGTCGGGCCTGCTCACGGCGCCCCTGCGGGACCGGTTCGGGGTGGTGGGACGGATGGAGTTCTACACCCCGGAGGAGCTGTGCCGGATCGTCACCCGGTCGGCCGGGGTGCTGGGCATCCCCATTACCGAGGACGGGGCCTGGGAGATCGCCCGGCGTAGCCGGGGCGCGCCCCGGATCGCCAACCGGCTGCTCCGGAGGGTGCGGGACTTCGCCGAGATCCACCACAGCGGCACCGTGACCCGGGAGGTGGCGGACCACGCCCTGGCCGCGTTGGAGGTGGACGCGGCCGGGCTCGACCGGATGGACCGGCGGCTCCTGGCCGCGGTGATCGACCGGTTCAAGGGGGGGCCCGTGGGCATCGACAGCCTGGCGGCCGCGGTGGGCGAGCAGAAGGACACCCTGGAGGACGTGTACGAGCCGTACCTGATCCAGCAGGGGTACCTGGCCCGCACCGCCCGGGGCCGGGTGGCCCTCGAGAAGGCCTACGAGCACCTGGGCCGGCCGCTCCCCGCCCAGGGGAGGCTGTTCTGA